One genomic window of Coffea eugenioides isolate CCC68of chromosome 1, Ceug_1.0, whole genome shotgun sequence includes the following:
- the LOC113783306 gene encoding methanol O-anthraniloyltransferase-like, translated as MAMQFLVRHKEAELIVPAKTTPQEIRPLSDIDDQKGHRFHLPMIMFYSYNQCMDEKNPVGVIRDAVAKALFYYYPYAGRLIEGPSDKILVNCTAEGVVFREAIAEVRLDQLRDFMQPPFPYSKEFLIDASGSTEISDSPLMLIQVTRLSCGGLVLAIRINHTVSDAIGLVQFLNAVSQISKDPSSAPSPLPVWQRWLLSARNPPYVTCVHNEFEVEKNSNSCTEPTTLDSPLNLVRKGFFFGAQEIKAIKKYLPPNIPYASKFDLVTAFVWRSRTIALQLDPEEIVTLTYAVNVRGKNKPKLPSGYYGNGFVSPAAVSKVNQLCNNSFVYALELVKKAKHQVTEGFIKSAIDYSVLHGKPGYSTLLKDWIVSDASRAGIDDVDFGWGKPIYGGTMDGGPTFNMTVYSQFRNNQGDDGLVVPVCLPVAAMENFQKEMEKMIKGPMDECNKFWHPRILSML; from the exons atggcAATGCAATTTCTAGTGAGACACAAGGAAGCAGAGTTGATTGTTCCTGCAAAAACTACCCCCCAAGAAATAAGACCACTTTCTGATATAGACGATCAAAAGGGCCACAGATTTCATTTACCCATGATTATGTTTTATAGTTATAATCAGTGCATGGACGAAAAGAACCCTGTTGGGGTGATTAGGGATGCAGTAGCTAAAGCACTTTTTTATTACTATCCCTATGCCGGCAGGCTCATTGAAGGGCCTTCAGATAAGATTCTTGTCAACTGTACAGCTGAAGGAGTGGTGTTTAGGGAAGCCATTGCAGAGGTTAGGCTCGATCAACTTCGTGACTTCATGCAGCCACCATTTCCTTACTCAAAGGAGTTCTTAATAGATGCTTCTGGCTCTACGGAGATCTCGGACAGTCCGTTGATGTTGATTCAG GTGACCCGCTTGAGCTGTGGTGGACTTGTCCTCGCTATTCGCATAAACCATACAGTTAGTGATGCAATTGGCTTGGTCCAGTTTCTGAATGCAGTAAGCCAAATATCCAAAGATCCATCGTCAGCACCTTCTCCATTACCTGTGTGGCAAAGATGGCTCTTAAGTGCCAGAAATCCACCATACGTCACATGTGTGCATAATGAGTTCGAGGTGGAGAAAAACAGTAATAGCTGCACTGAGCCTACAACATTGGACTCCCCTCTCAACCTTGTACGCAAAGGCTTCTTTTTCGGAGCACAAGAGATAAAAGCCATCAAGAAATATCTTCCACCAAACATTCCTTATGCGTCAAAATTTGATTTGGTAACTGCATTTGTATGGAGATCAAGAACAATAGCCTTACAATTGGATCCTGAAGAAATCGTTACTCTTACCTATGCAGTCAATGTTCGTGGTAAAAATAAACCAAAGTTGCCTAGTGGTTATTATGGCAATGGATTCGTCTCTCCTGCTGCAGTCTCAAAGGTCAACCAATTGTGCAACAATTCATTTGTCTATGCATTAGAGCTAGTGAAGAAAGCAAAACATCAAGTTACTGAGGGCTTCATCAAATCGGCCATTGACTATAGTGTTTTGCATGGAAAACCAGGGTATTCTACGTTGTTGAAGGATTGGATTGTTTCGGATGCATCAAGAGCTGGAATTGACGACGTAGATTTTGGCTGGGGAAAGCCAATTTATGGTGGAACCATGGATGGAGGGCCAACTTTTAATATGACAGTTTATTCGCAATTTCGAAATAACCAAGGGGATGATGGTTTGGTGGTGCCAGTGTGCTTGCCTGTTGCAGCCATGGAGAATTTTCAGAAGGAGATGGAGAAAATGATCAAGGGGCCAATGGACGAGTGCAACAAATTTTGGCATCCTAGGATTTTATCTATGCTTTAA